The following coding sequences lie in one Streptomyces albofaciens JCM 4342 genomic window:
- the glp gene encoding gephyrin-like molybdotransferase Glp: MSATTDRTTHQERVWSVADHLDDVLSKIHPLEPIDLHLLDAQGCVLVEDVTVPTALPPFDNSSMDGYAVRVCDVAGATADFPAALTVVGDVAAGSAELPAVGPGEAARIMTGAPLPPGAEAVVPVEWTDGGTGRGPAEAMTAHSAAPEAAGGEVRVHRPVTERQHVRAQGSDVRAGELALPAGTLLGPAQIGLLAAIGRATVRVRPRPRVVVLSTGSELVQPGEALAPGQIHDSNSFQLTAAARAAGAIAYRVGAVADDAETLRATLEDQLIRADILVTSGGVSVGAYDVVKETLADLSAEEGVVEFRKLAMQPGKPQGFGLIGPDRTPLLALPGNPVSSYVSFELFVRPAIRTLMGLPDVHRHTSRATCDTAVADSPKGRRQFLRGRHDPDTGTVTPVGGAGSHLVKALAQANALIVIPEETTEVAAGAEVEVVLLG; the protein is encoded by the coding sequence GTGAGCGCCACCACCGACCGGACCACCCACCAGGAACGCGTCTGGTCGGTGGCCGACCACCTCGACGACGTACTGTCCAAGATCCACCCGCTGGAGCCGATCGACCTGCATCTGCTCGACGCGCAGGGCTGCGTCCTGGTGGAGGACGTGACCGTCCCCACCGCCCTGCCGCCGTTCGACAACAGCTCCATGGACGGGTACGCGGTCCGGGTCTGCGACGTCGCGGGCGCCACCGCCGACTTCCCCGCCGCGCTGACCGTGGTCGGCGACGTGGCCGCGGGCAGCGCCGAGCTGCCGGCCGTCGGCCCCGGCGAGGCCGCCCGCATCATGACCGGCGCGCCGCTGCCCCCCGGCGCCGAGGCCGTCGTCCCCGTGGAGTGGACCGACGGCGGCACGGGCCGCGGCCCGGCCGAGGCGATGACCGCGCACAGCGCCGCGCCGGAGGCCGCCGGCGGCGAGGTCCGCGTCCACCGCCCGGTCACCGAGCGGCAGCACGTCCGCGCCCAGGGCAGCGACGTCCGGGCCGGGGAACTGGCCCTGCCGGCCGGCACCCTCCTCGGCCCCGCCCAGATCGGCCTGTTGGCCGCGATCGGCCGAGCCACCGTCCGGGTCCGGCCGCGCCCGCGGGTCGTCGTCCTGTCCACCGGCAGCGAGCTGGTGCAGCCCGGTGAGGCCCTGGCGCCCGGTCAGATCCACGACTCCAACAGCTTCCAGCTCACCGCCGCCGCCCGCGCGGCCGGCGCCATCGCCTACCGGGTCGGCGCGGTCGCCGACGACGCCGAGACGCTGCGCGCCACCCTGGAGGACCAGCTCATCCGCGCCGACATCCTGGTCACCAGCGGCGGCGTCAGCGTCGGCGCGTACGACGTGGTCAAGGAGACCCTCGCCGATCTCTCCGCCGAGGAGGGCGTCGTCGAGTTCCGCAAGCTGGCCATGCAGCCCGGCAAACCGCAGGGCTTCGGCCTCATCGGCCCCGACCGCACCCCGCTGCTGGCCCTGCCCGGCAACCCGGTCAGCTCGTACGTCTCCTTCGAACTGTTCGTCCGCCCCGCCATCCGTACGCTCATGGGCCTGCCCGACGTGCACCGCCACACCTCCCGGGCCACGTGTGACACCGCCGTCGCCGACTCGCCCAAGGGCAGACGGCAGTTCCTCCGCGGCCGCCACGACCCCGACACCGGCACCGTCACGCCCGTCGGCGGCGCCGGCTCCCACCTGGTCAAGGCGCTGGCCCAGGCCAACGCGCTGATCGTGATCCCGGAGGAGACGACGGAGGTCGCGGCGGGGGCGGAAGTGGAGGTGGTGTTGCTGGGATGA
- the moaC gene encoding cyclic pyranopterin monophosphate synthase MoaC, whose amino-acid sequence MSSGQQDLTHLDASGAARMVDVSGKDVTARTARASGRVLVAPRVIELLRGEGVPKGDALATARIAGIMGAKRTPDLIPLCHPLAVSGVEVDLHVADDAVEIRATVRTTDRTGVEMEALTAVSVAALTVIDMVKAVDKGAVVTDVRVEEKTGGKSGTWSRS is encoded by the coding sequence ATGAGCAGCGGCCAGCAAGATCTCACCCACCTCGACGCCTCGGGCGCGGCCCGCATGGTCGACGTGTCAGGGAAGGACGTCACCGCGCGCACGGCCCGCGCCAGCGGCCGCGTGCTGGTCGCGCCGCGCGTGATCGAGCTGCTGCGCGGCGAGGGCGTCCCGAAGGGCGACGCGCTCGCCACCGCCCGCATCGCGGGCATCATGGGCGCCAAACGCACCCCGGACCTGATCCCGCTGTGCCATCCGCTGGCGGTCTCCGGTGTCGAGGTGGACCTCCACGTGGCCGATGACGCGGTGGAGATCCGGGCCACGGTCCGCACCACGGACCGCACGGGCGTCGAGATGGAGGCCCTGACCGCCGTCTCGGTCGCCGCCCTCACCGTGATCGACATGGTCAAGGCCGTCGACAAGGGCGCCGTCGTCACGGACGTACGCGTCGAGGAGAAGACGGGCGGCAAGTCGGGCACCTGGAGCCGGTCGTGA
- a CDS encoding GNAT family N-acetyltransferase, with protein sequence MNAPWPVVLADGETALRPIKLRDQRAWREVNRRNRDWLRPWEATIPPPPPGIPAPHRPTYRQMVRHLRAEAHAGRMLPFVVEHRGRLAGQLTVAGITWGSMCSGHVGYWVDEAVAGRGVIPTAVALAVDHCFRSVGLHRIEVCIRPENLPSRRVVEKLGFREEGLRPRYLHIDGAWRDHLVFALTAEEVPEGLLNRWHREKPSTPHK encoded by the coding sequence CTGAACGCCCCCTGGCCGGTCGTACTGGCGGACGGCGAGACCGCCCTCCGCCCCATAAAGCTGCGCGACCAGCGGGCCTGGCGGGAGGTCAACCGCCGTAACCGCGACTGGCTGCGCCCCTGGGAGGCGACCATCCCGCCGCCCCCGCCCGGCATCCCCGCGCCGCACCGTCCCACGTACCGCCAGATGGTCCGCCATCTGCGCGCCGAGGCGCACGCGGGGCGCATGCTGCCGTTCGTCGTGGAGCACCGGGGGCGGCTGGCCGGGCAGCTGACGGTGGCCGGGATCACCTGGGGATCGATGTGTTCCGGACACGTCGGCTATTGGGTCGACGAGGCGGTCGCCGGCCGGGGCGTCATACCGACGGCGGTGGCACTCGCCGTCGACCACTGCTTCCGCTCGGTGGGCCTGCACCGCATCGAGGTCTGCATTCGCCCCGAGAACCTGCCCAGCCGGCGGGTCGTGGAGAAACTCGGCTTTCGCGAGGAGGGACTGCGCCCGCGCTATCTGCACATCGACGGCGCCTGGCGCGACCACCTCGTATTCGCGCTGACGGCGGAGGAGGTCCCCGAGGGCCTGCTCAACCGCTGGCACCGGGAGAAGCCCAGCACACCCCACAAATAA
- the glpR gene encoding gephyrin-like molybdotransferase receptor GlpR codes for MSSSGLIYAVIVGAWAAYLVPMWLRRQDELNEARPTERFSTAIRLLSGRAAMERRYAKGLAAQGGRTDDASDARDPEAAAETADVRDFGAPADEVPPAAQRPSAAVSGGAPSGSGAAVGGPPSGAEAASNAAVSDAGSSSGAGSSSGAAPRSGKKVGSRRPYTAERMKRAKVLARRRRTITVLFLTFTVGTIVAAVGGLAFLWAPAIPAILLSAYIVYLRAQERRRFTFTMDQRQAEAAAQRLREGRPHPPQASQQPAADEPPAEDAAAPLADPSHSAAPAPRPEPASTAGRRALVEETDHAEWVDQQRERDRTEPGGWDPVPVPLPTYVTAPVAPRATSHVDLDADDAWSSARSGPATESRRRTPPADPRPHPATSRRTRGRTPLFDQYADDDRPRAANE; via the coding sequence GTGAGCAGCAGCGGCCTCATCTACGCAGTCATCGTCGGGGCCTGGGCCGCCTACTTGGTGCCGATGTGGCTCCGTAGGCAGGACGAGCTCAATGAAGCCCGGCCGACGGAACGCTTCAGTACCGCCATCCGGCTCCTGTCCGGACGCGCGGCCATGGAACGCCGTTACGCCAAGGGGCTGGCGGCACAGGGCGGCCGCACCGACGATGCGAGCGACGCGCGGGACCCGGAAGCGGCGGCCGAGACGGCCGACGTCCGGGACTTCGGCGCGCCCGCGGACGAGGTGCCGCCCGCCGCCCAGCGCCCGTCGGCGGCCGTGTCCGGCGGTGCGCCGTCCGGATCCGGAGCCGCGGTCGGCGGCCCGCCGTCCGGTGCCGAAGCCGCGTCGAACGCCGCGGTGTCCGACGCCGGGTCCTCGTCGGGTGCCGGTTCCTCGTCCGGCGCCGCGCCGCGCTCCGGTAAGAAGGTCGGCTCCCGCCGTCCCTACACCGCCGAGCGCATGAAGCGCGCCAAGGTCCTGGCCCGCCGCCGGCGCACCATCACGGTGCTCTTCCTGACGTTCACCGTCGGCACGATCGTCGCCGCCGTCGGTGGCCTCGCCTTCCTCTGGGCACCGGCCATCCCGGCCATACTCCTCAGCGCGTACATCGTCTACCTCCGCGCCCAGGAACGCCGCCGCTTCACCTTCACCATGGACCAGCGGCAGGCGGAGGCGGCGGCCCAGCGGCTGCGGGAGGGCAGGCCACACCCTCCGCAGGCGTCCCAGCAGCCCGCCGCCGACGAACCCCCCGCTGAGGACGCCGCCGCCCCGCTCGCCGACCCGTCGCACTCCGCCGCGCCCGCCCCCCGGCCCGAGCCGGCGTCCACGGCCGGCCGGCGCGCCCTCGTGGAGGAGACCGACCACGCCGAGTGGGTCGACCAGCAGCGCGAACGCGACCGCACCGAGCCCGGCGGCTGGGACCCGGTCCCGGTCCCGCTCCCGACGTACGTCACGGCCCCGGTGGCACCCCGCGCCACCAGCCACGTCGACCTGGACGCCGACGACGCCTGGAGCTCCGCCCGCTCCGGCCCCGCCACCGAATCCCGCCGCCGGACGCCGCCCGCCGACCCGCGCCCCCACCCCGCGACGTCCCGCCGCACCCGCGGCCGCACCCCCCTGTTCGACCAGTACGCCGACGACGACCGCCCGCGCGCGGCAAACGAGTGA
- a CDS encoding M23 family metallopeptidase, protein MNWLRRRLLLHGVVPTVIGTVLGLTATEAVPAVPAGPWTRPIAAHARISSPYGVKGHWAAGHHTGVDFAVPTGTPVSSVGSGTVVLAKRSGDYGLAVTIHMTDGYYTLFGHLSRITARVGQRVRAGTRIGYSGATGRTTGPHLHFEVRKTRHYGSDINPLTYLSRRGIRITKRALQP, encoded by the coding sequence ATGAACTGGCTCCGCAGACGACTCCTGCTGCACGGCGTGGTGCCGACGGTCATCGGTACCGTCCTCGGCCTGACCGCGACCGAGGCGGTCCCGGCCGTGCCGGCCGGCCCGTGGACCCGCCCGATCGCCGCCCATGCCCGCATCAGCTCGCCCTACGGCGTCAAGGGCCACTGGGCCGCCGGCCACCACACCGGGGTCGACTTCGCCGTCCCCACCGGCACCCCGGTCTCCTCCGTCGGCTCCGGCACGGTCGTCCTGGCCAAGCGGTCGGGCGACTACGGCCTCGCCGTCACCATCCACATGACCGACGGCTACTACACCCTCTTCGGACACCTCTCCCGCATCACGGCCCGCGTCGGCCAGCGCGTCCGCGCCGGCACCCGTATCGGCTACAGCGGCGCCACCGGGCGCACCACCGGTCCCCACCTCCACTTCGAGGTCCGCAAAACCCGCCACTACGGCTCCGACATCAACCCCCTCACCTACCTGTCCCGCCGAGGCATCCGCATCACCAAACGCGCCCTCCAGCCCTAG
- a CDS encoding LacI family DNA-binding transcriptional regulator: MKDIAERAGVSPSAVSFALNDRDGVSPGTRARIREVAEELGWQPNSAARALSGERSGCVGLVLARPAHTLGVESFFLQLVSGIQEALAAQRVALLFQVVEDLEAECAIYRRWWAERRVDGVLVVDPRAEDPRPALLASLALPTVVIGDTSTPSAPPPTSPSTRPSPSTPLSSPTPSPPSASPSVSPSPPGPPPPPPAPLSTIWADDAAAMRSIIDHLYALGHRRIVHIAGLPGLAHTERRVAALRAEAARLGLDAAEVRSVSTDYSDEQGAEATHRLLAAPRPPTAIVYDNDVMAVAGAAVAAGRGVPVPAALSIVAWDDSPLCRVTHPRLTSLVRDTAGFGRLAAQELLSLLDGAPTRRLQAELPHLELRESTAPAP; encoded by the coding sequence ATGAAGGACATCGCCGAGCGCGCCGGCGTCTCCCCCTCGGCCGTCTCCTTCGCCCTCAACGACCGCGACGGCGTCTCCCCCGGCACCCGTGCCCGTATCCGCGAGGTCGCCGAAGAGCTGGGCTGGCAGCCGAACAGCGCCGCCCGCGCCCTGTCCGGCGAACGCTCCGGCTGCGTCGGCCTGGTCCTCGCCCGCCCCGCCCACACCCTCGGCGTCGAGTCCTTCTTCCTCCAGCTGGTCTCCGGCATCCAGGAAGCCCTGGCCGCCCAGCGCGTCGCCCTCCTCTTCCAGGTCGTCGAGGATTTGGAGGCCGAGTGCGCGATCTACCGACGCTGGTGGGCCGAACGCCGCGTGGACGGCGTCCTGGTCGTGGATCCCCGAGCCGAAGACCCCCGCCCCGCCCTCCTGGCTTCCCTCGCCCTGCCCACAGTCGTCATAGGCGACACCAGCACGCCATCAGCCCCACCCCCCACCAGCCCCTCCACACGCCCATCCCCCTCCACTCCCCTTTCCTCCCCCACCCCCTCACCCCCCTCCGCTTCTCCCTCCGTTTCTCCCTCCCCTCCCGGCCCCCCGCCCCCACCCCCCGCCCCCCTCTCCACCATCTGGGCCGACGACGCGGCCGCGATGCGGTCGATCATCGACCACCTGTACGCACTGGGGCACCGCCGCATCGTGCACATCGCCGGCCTGCCCGGCCTCGCGCACACCGAGCGCCGGGTCGCCGCCCTGCGTGCCGAGGCCGCCCGTCTCGGCCTGGACGCCGCCGAGGTCCGCTCCGTGTCCACGGACTACTCCGACGAGCAGGGCGCCGAGGCCACCCACCGCCTGCTCGCCGCTCCCCGCCCGCCCACCGCGATCGTCTACGACAACGACGTGATGGCCGTCGCGGGCGCCGCCGTGGCCGCCGGCCGCGGTGTGCCCGTACCCGCCGCCCTGTCCATCGTGGCCTGGGACGACTCCCCCCTGTGCCGCGTCACCCACCCACGCCTGACCTCACTCGTACGCGACACCGCCGGCTTCGGCCGCCTGGCCGCCCAGGAACTCCTCTCCCTCCTCGACGGCGCCCCCACCCGCCGCCTCCAGGCCGAACTCCCCCACCTCGAACTCCGCGAGAGCACCGCTCCCGCCCCCTGA